The sequence AATTCTTTTCGGCCTGCAGAACTGCTCTCCGATCGAGGATGATATCTCGCTGGTGGAGATCCTGCACACGCTCGGCGTCCGCTTCATGCAGTTGACCTACAACAACCAGTCCCTGCTCGCCACCGGCGCCTATGAGGCCGAGGACACCGGCCTGACCCGCATGGGAAAACAGGTGGTGCACGAAATGAACCGGGTCGGCCTGGTGGTGGACATGTCCCATTCCGCCGAACGGTCCACCCTGGAAGCCATCGACCATTCCACCCGCCCCATCGCCATCACCCACGCCAATCCGAAATTTTGGCACGACGGGTTGCGCAACAAGTCGGACACCGTATTGAAGGCGTTGGCGGCCGCAGGCGGCATGCTGGGCTTTTCGCTCTACCCGCACCACCTCAAGGGCGGATCTGAGTGCACGGTGGAAAGTTTCTGCGATATGGTCGCCCGCACCGCCGACATGATCGGCATCGACCATCTCGGCATCGGTTCTGACCTGTGCCAGGACCAGCCCGACAGTGTCGTGGAATGGATGCGGGTCGGGCGCTGGTCGAAACAGGTCGACTATGGCGAAGGCTCAAAGGACAATGCCGGCTTCCCGCCCCAGCCCGGCTGGTTCACCGGCAACCAGGACTTCGGCAACATTGCCGCCGGGCTGAAGGCGGTTGGCATGTCGGACGAGGACACCGCCAGGGTCATGGGCGGCAACTGGTTGAAATTCTTTGATGCAAATTTCGGGGCTGCTTAGACAGGTTGGCGGTGTTCAAGTTTTTTTCGTAGTGACCGACACATCAATCGTCTCTTTGTCCTGCTCAGTTTAACAGCGCAACCTGCATGGCCCAATTCGACGTTCCGGATGGCGGGTCTGTTCCGCAGTCGCGTTCAAAAATTGTAGAGTATGGCGACCGATGGATTCAATTCATGTCAAGTTGAAGCTTCAACTTGGAGCCGACAAAATTGACCCTATCGAACCAATGTTCTGAGCGTTTGTTAGCCAATTCTGCTTTGAGCATCTGGCGCGATGCATCCAATTCTCCGACAGAATGATACAATACTGCGACCTTTATTCTCTCCAGCGGATACATTTGTTTCAGAGTTTTTGTTTTCAGGAGCCAGTCAAGCATGTCTTTGTGATTTTGCTGGCCTTCGAGAAAAGCAATTACTTCACGTTCGAGAACTCTGGATACTTCGTTGACCGCCTGCTGGTCTCTCAAGTCCCACCAAACGTCGGTTTGCCCGGATATGTACCCTATTCTGCTTTCAACGATACAATCCGTGACTGATTTTTTTTCGGGCAGTTCTCGACCCCAGATTTGACTGAAAATCTGAGGATCGCAAACGCCAACATTGATTGTGAAATGCAGGTGGTCATAGCGTGAAGTTTGAATATCGATTACATCAAAGAAGGTATTCCTCAACCGCGTCCATATCACGCCACTCCTGTTGAAGCCTTCAGGCAGCAGCAACGTGTCAACGGTGCGCGTGAGGGCGCGCAGCGTGGGCGGGCGCTCAACAGCAGGCAAGTCGTCTTCTCTTTCCATGTAATTCCTCGTATCGCTTCAATTGCCATCTGCCTTCTGCTCAAGCGGAC is a genomic window of Anderseniella sp. Alg231-50 containing:
- a CDS encoding membrane dipeptidase; this translates as MLIDGLQYCNYSEKVFRQMRDGGVDAVHVTICYHENFRETVANLEQWNRWFEQFPDLIVRGTSGDDVRRAHEQGRTAILFGLQNCSPIEDDISLVEILHTLGVRFMQLTYNNQSLLATGAYEAEDTGLTRMGKQVVHEMNRVGLVVDMSHSAERSTLEAIDHSTRPIAITHANPKFWHDGLRNKSDTVLKALAAAGGMLGFSLYPHHLKGGSECTVESFCDMVARTADMIGIDHLGIGSDLCQDQPDSVVEWMRVGRWSKQVDYGEGSKDNAGFPPQPGWFTGNQDFGNIAAGLKAVGMSDEDTARVMGGNWLKFFDANFGAA
- a CDS encoding DUF4304 domain-containing protein; its protein translation is MEREDDLPAVERPPTLRALTRTVDTLLLPEGFNRSGVIWTRLRNTFFDVIDIQTSRYDHLHFTINVGVCDPQIFSQIWGRELPEKKSVTDCIVESRIGYISGQTDVWWDLRDQQAVNEVSRVLEREVIAFLEGQQNHKDMLDWLLKTKTLKQMYPLERIKVAVLYHSVGELDASRQMLKAELANKRSEHWFDRVNFVGSKLKLQLDMN